The genomic segment GATAAGGCTTATGGAATAGCGCGGTTGATGGAGGAATTGGACGTTGAAAAGAAAGATATTTTATTTTTAGGAGATAAACTGCAGGTTGGTGGGAATGATTACCCTGTGAAAAAGGTGGGAATTGATACGATTGAAGTGAGAAACTGTGAAGATACAAAGTGGATACTTCGAGGAATTCTAGGAGTATATGACGTCGTGTGAAAGTTGTATAGAAAAATTTTTCGTGATATAATGAACTAAAATATGTTGGTTTACTTTAGAGTCAGTTACATATTGAGTTAATGTAAGCTGCATATCAGCTATTTGGTGTATTTTATGCATTATGTAGAAGATGAAATGTCGGTTTTTGCTATAATTTTTATGGCAAATGTACTATTTTTATGAAAAGGTGTATAAGTATGAAGGAACCATTATTTTTGGACTCAGTGTTGCAAGAAAAAATCTGGGGTGGCGATCATTTAAAGGCATTTGGTTATGATTTACCATCAGATAAAATTGGTGAGTATTGGGCGATTTCCGCTCACCCACATGGAGTTTCAACGATTGCTAATGGTGAATTTAAAGGACAAAAACTAGATGAGCTTTATGCGACTCATCGTGAGTTGTTTGGAAATAGCGAAAAAGAAGTTTTTCCTTTGCTGACAAAAATTTTGGATGCTAATGATTGGCTGTCAGTACAAGTCCACCCCGATGATGAATATGGACAAAAGCATGAGGGAGAGCTTGGAAAGACTGAATGTTGGTATATTATCTCGGCAGAACCAGATGCAGAGATTATCTATGGTCATAATGCGAAATCGCGCGAAGAATTGGCAGAGATGATCAAGGCGGGAGATTGGGAACATTTATTACGTAAAGTAAAAGTGAAAACGGGAGATTTCTTCCATGTGCCTTCTGGTACAATGCACGCGATTGGTAGTGGGATTGTGATTCTTGAAACACAACAATCTTCAGATACAACGTATCGTGTTTATGACTTTGACCGTCGTGACGATCAAGGAAATTTACGTGAGTTGCATATTCAACAGTCAATTGATGTGTTGAATGTTCCTGGAAATCAAGTGCCTGAAAATCAAGTGAAAACAGAGCATTTCACTGAAGCCGATATCACAACTTTAGTGAAGTCAGACTTTTTTGATGTCTATAAATGGGTCATTCATGGAAGCCATAATTTCAAGAAAACTGCGCCTTATACTTTGGTGTCAGTGCTTGATGGTAAGGGACAAATTTCTGTCAGTGGAAAACTCTATCCGCTGACCAAAGGGAATCATTTCATTTTGCCAAGCACTGTTGAAAACTGGGCTTTGTCAGGAAATATGGAATTAATCGCAAGTAATCCAGAATAGGTTGTTGGGATGAAGTGTGGAGATGGTATTATAACAGTTATTCTATGTTATCTGTTTACTATCTCTGAAACAGGTAGAACTTGCAAGATAAAAAGGCGTGCACTTCATGTGTCATTCTGTGAATGCTTTCTGTTTGTTTCTCTTACTTCGTTGTCCGTTTTCTCTGGTCGCTGAAGCGACGGATAAAAAAGCAGACTAATTGAAGTTGTCATTAATAATAAAATCACTGACAGGATGATTGATTTTCTGTCAGTGATTTTTCGTTTCTGTCAGCACTGGATGAAGAAAAAGAGTTTAAAAGTTTATAGTCTGTCATTGCTTTCTGTAGTAAATAATGTTCAGGCAGCGCTTACAGACTGTTTTTACTTGCAAAAGGATTTGAAAAATAATATAATTTGATACAGAAAATGATTTGCAATATAAAAATAATTAATAGAGCTATTTTACTGCGCTAGTTTCACTTTAACTAGCATAGTGTATATTAATCGTGTTCGTAAGACAAACTTCGAACTAACCAAAAAGGAATAACAGATGAAAACAGATTTCGACAAGGTAAATGAATGGCTGATTCAACTCTTCCATGATTTTATGATTCTTGAAGAACAATTTCTCAAAGAGTCGACGTATTCAGATGTGACGGTAAAAGAGCTACAGATTTTGACTTTGGTGCATACATTGGGCACAGCTCGTGCGACAGATATTGCTAAAAATCAAAAATTGGCTTTATCTACAATTACGATTACACTCAATCGTTTGGAAGATAAGGGTTATATTGAGCGCAAACGTTCAACTTCTGACCGTCGTGTGACGCACATTGCACTTACAGAAAAGGGTGACAAACTTTGTGCGACACATCGTGAATTTTTCCATGGTATCACAGATAATCTTTTTGATAGTGTGTATGGAACAACTGAAAATAAGCTGGCTGGCGAACTCGCCGCTTTGCATAATTCTTTGGAGAATATGAAATAATGACTTTTGCGAAAATCACGCAAGTGGCCCATAGTGTGCCAAAAAAAGTAGTATCTAATGATGACTTATCAAAAATCATGGATACTAATGACGAATGGATATACAGCCGAACAGGAATAAAAAATCGACACATTTCAACTGGAGAAAATACTTCTGATTTGGCTGCTGATGTTGCGCAAAAGTTACTGACAAAGGCTTCTGTCAGTGCTGACAGTATTGATTTTATCATTGTAGCAACTATTACACCAGACTCACTTATGCCCTCAACGGCAGCAAGAGTTCAAGCAAAAATCGGTGCAATCAATGCTTTTGCTTATGACTTAACGGCTGCTTGTTCGGGCTTTGTTTTTGCATTATCAACTGCTGAAAAGTTGTTGGCATCAGGAAGTTACAAGCGAGGAATTGTGATTGGTGCGGAAGTATTTTCAAAAATCATGGATTGGTCTGACCGCTCAACAGCTGTACTCTTTGGAGATGGTGCTGGTGGGGTACTTCTTGAGAATACAGGAACTCAACCTCTGATTATTGGTGAAAAACTTCAAACGGATGGTTCTCGTGGCGACAGCCTTTTGTCAGGACTGACAGACATCAATACCCCTTTTGCTACTGTAAATTATGAAAGTAAAAGTTTAAGTATGGAAGGGCGAGCAATTTTTGATTTTGCGGTCAGAGATGTTCCTAAAAATATCAAAACTACTTTGGAAGAAGCACAAATTTCTTCAGAAGAAATTGACTTTTATTTACTTCATCAAGCTAATTCAAGAATTCTTGACAAAATGGCTAAAAAACTAGGCGTAGAGCGCTCTAAATTCCTTCAAAATATGCAAGAATATGGCAATACTTCGGCAGCAAGTATCCCTCTATTGTTGTCAGAATCAGTAAAAAATGGTATATTTACTTTGGACGGTAAAACTAAGATTGTCCTGACAGGATTTGGTGGTGGCCTCACATGGGGAACAACAATTATCAATCTTTGAAACTTCTGTCAGTGTACTGACAGACTAAAAAATTACTGACAGAAAAAGATTAGTTCTGTCAGTGAACATTATTAACGGTTATACTCCGCACATAGCGGCTATAATATAAATATTTTCACTCACTAAAGGAGAAAAAATCATGGCAGTATTTGAAAAAGTACAAGATATCATCGCAGATGAACTCGGAAAAGATAAAGAAGAAGTAACACTCGAAACTTCATTTGAAGAGCTTGACGCTGATTCACTTGACCTTTTCCAAATCATCAACGACATCGAAGACGAATTCGACGTTGAAGTTGATACAGAAGCAGATATGAAAACAGTTGCTGACCTCGTAAAATACGTAGAAGACAACAAATAATTGGGAACGGGGGTGAGAGGTTTGCAAGGAAAATACTTTCTTTTGCGACTTTCGCCCCTTCTTTCATTGTCTATAATGATTCAAAATTATAGCATGGAAGACTGAGCTTAGATGCTTAGTGATTGTCTTTCATATTTATGAAAATGTCATTTTTTTTATAAAAAAAACATTTTATAATACTAATAACTAATACTGTTTAACTTTTTTAAACAGAATCAGTACAACTCCACAAGAGAAAAATATAAGGAAGACACAAAATTTATCATAAAAATTAAAATTAAATTTTGTGAAATTAATTATGACTAAAACAGCCTTTTTATTCTCGGGTCAGGGCGCGCAAAAGCTCGGTATGGCTCGTGATTTATATGAAAAATATGATATCGTTAAATCAACATTTAATCGTGCAAGCGAACTTCTTGGCTACGATTTGCGTGCGCTCATTGATAACGATGAAATAAAATTAAACGAAACAAAATATACTCAGCCAGCAATCTTGACCACATCGGTTGCTATTCTTCGCCTCCTTTCTGAAAATGGTATTAAACCAGATATTGTTGCAGGGCTTAGTCTTGGCGAATACTCTGCATTGGTTGCATCAGGTGCACTTTCTTTTGAAGACGCCGTTATCCTTGTTTCAAAGCGTGGACAATACATGACCGAGGCAGCACCAACAGGTTCAGGAAAAATGGTTGCAGTAATGAATACCGAAAGTACACTGATTGAAGAAACTTGTCAAAAAGCAAGTCAATACGGTATTGTTAGTCCTGCAAACTATAATACCCCAGGACAAATTGTCATCGGTGGCGAAGTTGCTGCAGTAGATGCAGCAGTCAGTTTGCTTAAAGAAGCAGGCGTTCGTAAAATGATTGAGCTTAAAGTCTCAGGCCCTTTCCATACGACAATTCTCAAACCAGCTTCTGAAAAATTAGCAAAAGAGCTTTCAAATGTAGAATTTACTAAATTTGAACTCCCATTGATTTCAAACACAACAGCAAAAGTGATGAAAAATGAAGAGGTGAAAGCACTTCTCACTCGTCAAGTGATGGAGCCTGTTCGTTTCTACGAGTCAATTCATACCATGCGAACCTTAGGTGTTGAGCGATTTATAGAAGTCGGACCAGGTAGAGTGCTCTCAGGTTTCATTAAAAAAATAGATAAAACAGCTAATTTTACAAATGTAGAAGATTTAGCAAGTTTTGAAGCATTGATTCATGATTAAAAGAAATCTTAGAATCATCGCAATTGCTATTATCCTACTGGGTGGTGCAGGACTAGTTTTTAGCAAGGTCAATACGATGATTTGGTATATTAGTGCAGTTGTCGCTCTTTTGGGGTATCTTGTGATGGCAAAAGCAGAGAAGAAAAAATAAGTTTGGACTACGAGTGCGCTAGCTAATTCATTATAAAAATTAACAATGAATTGACTAGTATAGTTTAAAAACTCAAGTGTCATTCTTTGCAAACGATGCACGAAGTTTATATCTTAGCACTGTCCTTGTGGCATGAAGTTACATGGTGATGTCAATCTGTTTTTTCAGAGATAAAATAGGGAGAAATATGGAAATTAAAAACAAAAATGTCTTTATTACAGGTTCAACGCGTGGAATTGGTAAAGCCATTGCAATCCAATTTGCAAAAGCAGGAAGTAATGTCGTGATTAATGGTCGTTCAAGTATATCTGACGAATTACTTGCTGAATTTACTGCTTTTGGGATCAAAGCTGTAGGTATCTCAGGAGATATCTCAAAATCAGAAGACGCAAAACGAATGGTTGGCGAAGCTGTTGAAGCGTTGGGTTCAGTGGATATTTTGGTGAATAATGCAGGTATTACACGTGATGGCTTATCACTCAAAATGTCTGAAGAAGATTTTGAAGCAGTACTCAAGATTAATCTGATAGGGGCGTTCAACATGACACAGGCTGTCCTAAAACCAATGACTAGAGCGAGAAGTGGTGCAATTATCAATATTTCATCAGTCGTTGGATTGATTGGTAATGCGGGTCAAGCAAATTATGCTGCATCAAAAGCGGGTTTAATTGGTTTCACAAAATCAATTGCTCGTGAAGTAGCTGGACGTAATGTCCGTGTTAATGCTGTGGCACCAGGTTTTATTGAATCTGACATGACAGAAGTGCTCTCTGATAAAGTAAAAGATGCCATGAAAGCTCAAATTCCAATGAAACGTTTTGGAAATCCAGAAGAAGTTGCGTCAGTTGTAAAATTCCTTGCAGAGCAAGAATATATGACTGGTCAAGTCTTAGCAATTGACGGCGGAATGGCAATGTAATAAAATAATATGCTAGAAAGACTTATTTATAAACTCTCAAAAAATTCTTTCTAGCTCAGTTATAATGTATGGGATACTGCAAATTAATTGTGTGGTACTTTCATTCAAAAAGAACAAAGTCGTTCAGAATTTGATTTCACCTGAAGTTGCTTTTTAACTTAGCAAGTGCATTCTAAATCCTCCACTGATGAAGTAATCACTTCAAGTTTGCGGATAAGAGAAAAATTTGAATTAAGTAAAATTTGGTTAAAAGCCTTCTGAACATATCTAACAATAAAGGATAAAAATATGACAAATCGTGTAGTTATCACAGGTTATGGTGTTGTTTCTGCAATTGGAAATACTCCAGAAGATTTTTGGAAAAGTCTTAAATCAGGTAAAACTGGTATTGGACCAATCACACACTTTGATGCGCAAGCAACGGGAATCTCTGTTGCTGCAGAAGTTAAAGATTTTCCATTTGACAAATATTTTGAGAAAAAAGATGCGCGTCGCATGGATACTTTTAGCTTATATGCTGTCTATGCAGCACTTGATGCTTTCAATATGTCAGGGATTAACGAAGAAAATACAGACTTCGATCGTTTAGGCTGTATCATGGCTTCAGGTATTGGTGGTTTGGAACAGTCACAAAAAAATGCCCAAGTTATTCTCCAAAAAGGACCACGCAAAGTAGCGCCACTCTATGTGCCACTTGCAATTGCTAATATGGCAACAGGAAATGTTGCTTTGCGGACGGGTGCACGCGGTGTTTCTCGTGCCGAGGTGACAGCTTGTGCGGCTGGTGCCAACTCGATTGGTTCTGCTTTTCGTGAAATCAAGCATGGTTACGCAGATGCTATGATTGCTGGCGGTGCAGAAGCTGCAATTTGTGAACTTGGTATTGCTGGTTTTGCTAATTTGACTGCACTTTCAAAAGAAACTGATCCAACGATTGCGTGTCGTCCTTTTGATAAAGACCGCAATGGTTTTGTGATGGGTGAGGGTGCTGGAGCTGTAATTCTTGAAAGTCTTGAACACGCTCAAGCACGAGGCGCGAATATTCTTGCTGAAATTGTAGGTTATGGGAATACAAACGATGCATTTCATATGACAACACCATCAGGTGTTGGGGCAGAAAAAGCAATGAAATTGGCGCTTGAAGAAGGCGGAATCAAACCTGAGGAAGTTGATTACATCAATGCTCACGGAACTTCTACTCATGCAAATGAAGAAACAGAGGCAGCTGCGATTCATAATGTTATCGGGGATAAAGCACTCGTTTCATCTACTAAATCATTTCACGGTCATGCTCTTGGTGGAACAGGTTCTATTGAGGCTGTTGCTACGATTATGTCCATGCAAAATAATTTTGCACCAGTGAATGCTGGGACAAAAGAACTTGATGAAGGAATGACGATTAACGTCGTGCTTGGTCAAGGTCAAGAAGCTGAAATTAATGTTGCGCTGAGCCAAGATTTTGGTTTTGGTGGACACAATGCCGTTCTTGCATTTAAGAAATGGTCTGAATAAAGAGATTAGAGTTGTGCGGTTTTTGAAGAGCTTTTTAGCAGTGAGTATTCTAAAAGTTAATTTTTAATGAATTTAGAAATGGTTTATAAGACGCTCACTGCTAGAAATAGTTTTCATAAAAACCATATGGAGAAATATTATGAATATCAATGAAGTTAAAGAATTGATGAAACAGTTTGATGGTTCATCTTTACGTGAGTTTTCTTGGAAAAATGCAGAAGGCGAGCTTGGTTTTTCTAAAAATGATGGTCATGGAGTCGTTGCAGCATCAGCTGCACCAGCTCCTTTAGTCGCAACTGTTCCGAGCGCAGCTCCACTTGTAGAAAATGCTGAGAAGGTTTTGGACGAAGCTATTCCAGAAGTAAGTGTAGCAGAGGGAGAAGCAGTTAAATCTCCACTCGTAGGTGTGGCTTATCTGAAACCAACTCCTGAAAAAGCTGAGTTTGTAAGTGTTGGAGATAATGTGAAGAAGGGGCAAACCTTGCTTATTATTGAAGCAATGAAAGTAATGAACGAAATCCCTGCTCCACGTGATGGCATCGTGACTGAAATTATGGTTTCTGCAGAAGAAGTTGTCGAGTTTGGTCAAGAATTGGTACGAATCAAGTAAGAAATTCATGACAATGATTTTGTCAGTAAAGCTTAATGCTGACGAAAAAGCTGTCAGTAATTTTTGAAAGCATTTATTAGAGGAATTTTAGAATATGACTGAAACACGAATTGATGTAACTAAAATTATGGAGGCTTTGCCACATCGTTATCCATTTTTATTGGTGGATCGTGTGATTGATATTGCTGATGATGAGATTACAGCAATCAAGAATGTGACGATAAATGAGGAATTTTTCCAAGGACATTTCCCACAATATCCAGTAATGCCTGGGGTTTTGATTATGGAAGCTTTGGCACAAGCTGCAGGAGTTTTGGAATTATCAAAACCTGAAAATAAAGGGAAACTGGTCTTTTATGCCGGCATGGATAATGTCAAATACAAAAAGCAAGTTACGCCAGGAGACCAACTTGTTTTGCACGCAAAGTTTATCAAACGTCGCGGACCTATTGCAGTGGTTGAAGCGCAAGCAACAGTGGATGGAAAATTAGCAGCGAAAGGTACTTTGACTTTTGCTCTAGGTGCTTAGTTTTCTGATCATTTATTGATTCGTTTGAGCGTATGTTGTGTGCTTTGGAGTAGCTCACTCGGTGCTACACCCCTAGCTCATAGATAGGGGCTGAAGCGAAGGACTAACCGCATATTGAAGAGATGAGGTTGTACCTTGAATTCAGTGGTGAGTTGAGACCCCTACTGAATAAGTCTTGGCTTTATTTTAATGATGACTGATTATTTTTCAGTTATGGTGCATTTTTGGATTTATTTTAACTCAGCAAGTGTGTGCTAAGTTTCCCACCTCTCAAAGGTAGCGGAATAAGCAACGCTAAACTCTGAGTTCTACTGCCTTAGGGTCTTAGTGCTTTAGCGATTGCGATTTGTCGGTTGCCACTGCGACTAGGTGCTTTGCCTTTTGCTCTTGCTTTAGCAGCTAAGCGAACGGACAGCGTAGCAATGAAGTTGCACAGACCGTTCGTAGAACAGCGTGCAAAGCAGAAGTTGCGGAGATAGTGAAATTGACAGCGTAGCAAAGCGAGGTAGACTTCAAGGACAGGACCATTTCGCCTTGCGACTTTTAGTCGCTTAGAGCGAATGGATAACGTAGCGAAGCGGAGGTGTGACCTCATATCTTTGATGTGAGGTTGTACCCCAACAATGAAGTAATCACTTCAATTTTAGTTATAAAAGTTTTGCTATAATTTTTATTAAAGCAAAAAAATTTCTGTATTGACAGAAACTTTCTATTTGGAGAAAGGAATTGAGTTCAGCTATTTAGAAATGATGAGTCTACTGTTTGCTTATTACAGCAGACAGAGTGTTATCGTTTTATATAGCTGATACTCGCATCTTAGATATGTTTAATAAAATTTTAATCGCCAATCGTGGCGAAATCGCAGTTCGGATTATCCGTGCTGCTCGTGAATTAGGTGTAGAAACTGTCGCAGTTTATTCGGAAGCTGACCGTGATGCATTACATGTTGCACTCGCTGATGAGGCGATTTGCATTGGACCAGCGCGTGCAGCAAGCTCATACTTGAATATGAATAATATTCTTTCAGCGGCAGTTGCAACAGGTGCGCAAGCCATTCATCCAGGGTTTGGTTTCCTTTCTGAAAACTCAAAATTTGCTCGCCTTTGCGAAGAAATGAATATCAAATTTATCGGTCCCAGCGCTTCTGTAATGGATATGATGGGAGATAAAATCAATGCCCGTGCTGAGATGATTAAAGCTGGCGTGCCCGTCACACCAGGCTCTAAAGGTGAAGTACATACCACTGATGAAGCAGTGAAAATTGCAGAAGAGATTGGCTATCCAATTATGCTTAAAGCTTCAGCAGGCGGTGGCGGTAAAGGAATTCGTAAAGTAAATAATGTTGAAGAACTTGTCCCAGCTTTTGAAGCAGCAACAGCCGAAGCAAAAGCGGCATTTGGTAACGGGGCGATGTTTATCGAACGCATGATTTTCCCAGCACGTCATATTGAGGTGCAAATTTTGGGTGACCAGCATGGTCATACGATTCATCTTGGTGAGCGTGACTGTTCTTTGCAACGTAATAACCAAAAAGTATTGGAAGAATCGCCTTCGGTTGCTATCGGCCATACTTTGCGTGAAAAAATCTGTACTGCGGCAGTCAAAGCTGCAGCGCACGTAGGTTATGAAAATGCGGGAACAATTGAGTTTCTGTTGGATGAAGCTTCTGGAAATTTCTACTTTATGGAAATGAATACGCGAGTGCAAGTTGAACATCCAGTCACAGAATTTGTCAGTGGTGTTGATATTGTCAAAGAACAAATCCGAATTGCCGCTGGTTCAGAACTTTCTGTGAAGCAAGAAGAAATTGTATTCAAAGGTCATGCCATCGAATGCCGAATCAATGCAGAGAATCCTAAATTTAACTTTGCGCCATCACCAGGAAAAATTACAAATCTTTTCTTACCATCGGGTGGTGTAGGTTTACGTGTAGATTCAGCGATGTACGCAGGTTATACGATTCCTCCCTATTATGATTCGATGATTGCTAAAGTCATTGTTCATGGGGAAAATCGCTTTGAGGCATTGATGAAAATGCAACGTGCCCTGATGGAATTCGATGTTGAAGGTGTAACGACAAATATTGACTTCCAATTAGAACTCATCGCTGACCCTTATGTTGTCGCTGGTGATTACGACACAAGTTTCTTGGGTAATGTTTTCTTACCAGAATACCTGAAAGAAGACTGATAGAACTTCTGTCAGCGATAACTAAAGCTGTCAGTATACTGACAGAAAAAATAACTCTGAGTGAAGTCATACTAGTTTACCTTTAATTTTACTACGTAAAATTATTAGATGAACTGCAAAGATACTGCCTTGCGACGATTGAGAAAAGCTGTGCTTTTCTTATTCGCAACCTTGACGCAGTGCGTCAAGCGCAAGAAGCGGTTTGCGTGAAACGTAAACTTTAACTTTTAAACCTATGGTTTAAAAGTTAAACAGTATCAAGACTAATTTTTGTCAAAACGTAAAACGAATTAACTTCACAAGTTTAACAAAAACGAGAAAAGGAAGCAAAAATGGCTCTTTTCCAAAAGAAAAAATACATTAAAATCAACCCGAATCGTTCAATCATTGAAAAACAAGCTGAAAATCCTGAAGTTCCTGACGAACTTTTTGCAAAATGTCCAGCGTGTAAACATACGATTTATCAAAAAGATTTAGGTGAAACAAAAGTTTGTCCAAACTGTGACTATAATTTTCGAATCACGGCTCATGAGCGTCTTGCTCTTGTAGCGGATGAAAAATCATTCGAAGAAATGTTCACAGGAATTAATACAAAAAATCCACTTGATTTTCCTGGATACCTTGAAAAGTTAGAAGCGACAAAAGCAAAAACAGGCCTTGATGAAGCGATTATGACGGGAAGTGCAACGATTAAAGGTCAAAAAACGCTACTCGCCATTATGGATTCAACTTTTATCATGGCTTCAATGGGAACCGTTGTCGGTGAAAAATTGACTCGACTTTTTGAATATGCGACTGAAGAAAAGCTGCCTGTTATTGTTTTTACAGCATCGGGTGGTGCTAGGATGCAAGAAGGAATTATGAGTTTGATGCAAATGGCAAAGACATCGGCTGCTGTTAAACGTCACTCAGCTGCTGGTCTTTTGTATATTACTGTTTTGACAGATCCAACAACAGGAGGTGTTACAGCATCATTTGCGAGCTTGGGGGATATTATTTTGGCAGAACCCCAATCACTCATTGGTTTTGCGGGACGTCGAGTTATTGAGCAAACAGTACGTCAAACGTTGCCAGATGATTTCCAAAAAGCAGAATTTTTGCTCAAGCACGGTTTTGTAGATGGTATTGTAAAGCGTACGGAACTTCGAGAAAAACTTGCTCTTTTACTTGCA from the Lactococcus allomyrinae genome contains:
- the manA gene encoding mannose-6-phosphate isomerase, class I, which produces MKEPLFLDSVLQEKIWGGDHLKAFGYDLPSDKIGEYWAISAHPHGVSTIANGEFKGQKLDELYATHRELFGNSEKEVFPLLTKILDANDWLSVQVHPDDEYGQKHEGELGKTECWYIISAEPDAEIIYGHNAKSREELAEMIKAGDWEHLLRKVKVKTGDFFHVPSGTMHAIGSGIVILETQQSSDTTYRVYDFDRRDDQGNLRELHIQQSIDVLNVPGNQVPENQVKTEHFTEADITTLVKSDFFDVYKWVIHGSHNFKKTAPYTLVSVLDGKGQISVSGKLYPLTKGNHFILPSTVENWALSGNMELIASNPE
- the accC gene encoding acetyl-CoA carboxylase biotin carboxylase subunit, whose amino-acid sequence is MFNKILIANRGEIAVRIIRAARELGVETVAVYSEADRDALHVALADEAICIGPARAASSYLNMNNILSAAVATGAQAIHPGFGFLSENSKFARLCEEMNIKFIGPSASVMDMMGDKINARAEMIKAGVPVTPGSKGEVHTTDEAVKIAEEIGYPIMLKASAGGGGKGIRKVNNVEELVPAFEAATAEAKAAFGNGAMFIERMIFPARHIEVQILGDQHGHTIHLGERDCSLQRNNQKVLEESPSVAIGHTLREKICTAAVKAAAHVGYENAGTIEFLLDEASGNFYFMEMNTRVQVEHPVTEFVSGVDIVKEQIRIAAGSELSVKQEEIVFKGHAIECRINAENPKFNFAPSPGKITNLFLPSGGVGLRVDSAMYAGYTIPPYYDSMIAKVIVHGENRFEALMKMQRALMEFDVEGVTTNIDFQLELIADPYVVAGDYDTSFLGNVFLPEYLKED
- the accD gene encoding acetyl-CoA carboxylase, carboxyltransferase subunit beta, with the translated sequence MALFQKKKYIKINPNRSIIEKQAENPEVPDELFAKCPACKHTIYQKDLGETKVCPNCDYNFRITAHERLALVADEKSFEEMFTGINTKNPLDFPGYLEKLEATKAKTGLDEAIMTGSATIKGQKTLLAIMDSTFIMASMGTVVGEKLTRLFEYATEEKLPVIVFTASGGARMQEGIMSLMQMAKTSAAVKRHSAAGLLYITVLTDPTTGGVTASFASLGDIILAEPQSLIGFAGRRVIEQTVRQTLPDDFQKAEFLLKHGFVDGIVKRTELREKLALLLALHAEKENENV
- the fabD gene encoding ACP S-malonyltransferase, whose protein sequence is MTKTAFLFSGQGAQKLGMARDLYEKYDIVKSTFNRASELLGYDLRALIDNDEIKLNETKYTQPAILTTSVAILRLLSENGIKPDIVAGLSLGEYSALVASGALSFEDAVILVSKRGQYMTEAAPTGSGKMVAVMNTESTLIEETCQKASQYGIVSPANYNTPGQIVIGGEVAAVDAAVSLLKEAGVRKMIELKVSGPFHTTILKPASEKLAKELSNVEFTKFELPLISNTTAKVMKNEEVKALLTRQVMEPVRFYESIHTMRTLGVERFIEVGPGRVLSGFIKKIDKTANFTNVEDLASFEALIHD
- a CDS encoding acyl carrier protein, with amino-acid sequence MAVFEKVQDIIADELGKDKEEVTLETSFEELDADSLDLFQIINDIEDEFDVEVDTEADMKTVADLVKYVEDNK
- the fabG gene encoding 3-oxoacyl-[acyl-carrier-protein] reductase yields the protein MEIKNKNVFITGSTRGIGKAIAIQFAKAGSNVVINGRSSISDELLAEFTAFGIKAVGISGDISKSEDAKRMVGEAVEALGSVDILVNNAGITRDGLSLKMSEEDFEAVLKINLIGAFNMTQAVLKPMTRARSGAIINISSVVGLIGNAGQANYAASKAGLIGFTKSIAREVAGRNVRVNAVAPGFIESDMTEVLSDKVKDAMKAQIPMKRFGNPEEVASVVKFLAEQEYMTGQVLAIDGGMAM
- the accB gene encoding acetyl-CoA carboxylase biotin carboxyl carrier protein, whose amino-acid sequence is MNINEVKELMKQFDGSSLREFSWKNAEGELGFSKNDGHGVVAASAAPAPLVATVPSAAPLVENAEKVLDEAIPEVSVAEGEAVKSPLVGVAYLKPTPEKAEFVSVGDNVKKGQTLLIIEAMKVMNEIPAPRDGIVTEIMVSAEEVVEFGQELVRIK
- the fabF gene encoding beta-ketoacyl-ACP synthase II; the encoded protein is MTNRVVITGYGVVSAIGNTPEDFWKSLKSGKTGIGPITHFDAQATGISVAAEVKDFPFDKYFEKKDARRMDTFSLYAVYAALDAFNMSGINEENTDFDRLGCIMASGIGGLEQSQKNAQVILQKGPRKVAPLYVPLAIANMATGNVALRTGARGVSRAEVTACAAGANSIGSAFREIKHGYADAMIAGGAEAAICELGIAGFANLTALSKETDPTIACRPFDKDRNGFVMGEGAGAVILESLEHAQARGANILAEIVGYGNTNDAFHMTTPSGVGAEKAMKLALEEGGIKPEEVDYINAHGTSTHANEETEAAAIHNVIGDKALVSSTKSFHGHALGGTGSIEAVATIMSMQNNFAPVNAGTKELDEGMTINVVLGQGQEAEINVALSQDFGFGGHNAVLAFKKWSE
- the fabZ gene encoding 3-hydroxyacyl-ACP dehydratase FabZ codes for the protein MTETRIDVTKIMEALPHRYPFLLVDRVIDIADDEITAIKNVTINEEFFQGHFPQYPVMPGVLIMEALAQAAGVLELSKPENKGKLVFYAGMDNVKYKKQVTPGDQLVLHAKFIKRRGPIAVVEAQATVDGKLAAKGTLTFALGA
- a CDS encoding MarR family winged helix-turn-helix transcriptional regulator → MKTDFDKVNEWLIQLFHDFMILEEQFLKESTYSDVTVKELQILTLVHTLGTARATDIAKNQKLALSTITITLNRLEDKGYIERKRSTSDRRVTHIALTEKGDKLCATHREFFHGITDNLFDSVYGTTENKLAGELAALHNSLENMK
- a CDS encoding beta-ketoacyl-ACP synthase III, with protein sequence MTFAKITQVAHSVPKKVVSNDDLSKIMDTNDEWIYSRTGIKNRHISTGENTSDLAADVAQKLLTKASVSADSIDFIIVATITPDSLMPSTAARVQAKIGAINAFAYDLTAACSGFVFALSTAEKLLASGSYKRGIVIGAEVFSKIMDWSDRSTAVLFGDGAGGVLLENTGTQPLIIGEKLQTDGSRGDSLLSGLTDINTPFATVNYESKSLSMEGRAIFDFAVRDVPKNIKTTLEEAQISSEEIDFYLLHQANSRILDKMAKKLGVERSKFLQNMQEYGNTSAASIPLLLSESVKNGIFTLDGKTKIVLTGFGGGLTWGTTIINL